The Shewanella zhangzhouensis genome has a window encoding:
- a CDS encoding methyl-accepting chemotaxis protein, which produces MIVSNFSSCEETKFSIDLNLISTTDPTSIVTYANSSFCDVAGYTKTELIGNPHNVVRHPDMPKVAFKQVWKTIRSGNSWMGLVKNARKDGGFYWVSAYITPITDSDGKIIEYQSVRTQPKREWIERAEQQYKKLNEDKKPIRLRFPRFSFGWIRYVAAAIILVSSILLVLGSSPLQCGVVIIFALLCMGVNEALNHRRLKVITELASEAYNNPLMESIYTGHYDEYSIIELALYKYRAEVRAIVARAIETSEGIHGDAEDEFKRQEKIKSNLAKQDIETGSVVKAVAEMSHSIRDVAKNTLETSDLVCEVSRLSDKGSLNVNITIDSISELHRALEEAKHIINELSVSSHEIEKILEVIGNIADQTNLLALNAAIEAARAGESGRGFAVVADEVRSLAFKTQASTEEIHNMISHLQVTAVKAVNSMDKGSRLSDVCKERALGTSEVLQRVNIMLSDVTGASNQIAIAVNQQANVTEEINSNVVSIQNLSVSNLDLSEASVKKTSELVEKLQDLQRLMLQFQKN; this is translated from the coding sequence ATGATTGTAAGCAATTTTAGTTCTTGCGAAGAGACGAAGTTTTCAATAGACCTTAATCTTATTTCCACTACAGATCCAACCAGTATTGTTACATATGCGAATAGCTCATTTTGTGATGTTGCCGGATATACTAAAACTGAGTTAATTGGGAATCCACATAATGTTGTTCGTCATCCTGATATGCCGAAAGTAGCATTCAAGCAGGTTTGGAAAACGATTAGGTCAGGTAACAGCTGGATGGGATTGGTAAAGAATGCTCGTAAAGATGGAGGATTCTACTGGGTATCTGCTTACATTACACCCATTACAGATTCTGACGGCAAAATAATCGAATATCAATCAGTACGAACGCAACCTAAACGTGAATGGATTGAACGTGCAGAACAACAATATAAGAAATTGAATGAAGACAAGAAACCAATCCGTCTCAGATTCCCTAGATTCAGTTTTGGTTGGATAAGATATGTAGCCGCTGCAATTATTCTTGTTAGTTCAATTTTATTAGTTTTAGGTTCATCGCCATTACAGTGCGGGGTTGTAATAATTTTTGCATTGTTGTGTATGGGAGTTAATGAGGCATTAAATCATCGACGATTAAAAGTAATAACCGAACTTGCATCAGAGGCTTACAATAATCCATTAATGGAATCTATATATACCGGTCATTACGATGAATATTCGATAATTGAATTAGCTTTATACAAGTATCGGGCGGAAGTTCGCGCAATCGTTGCTCGTGCGATAGAGACTTCAGAAGGTATCCATGGTGATGCTGAAGACGAGTTCAAAAGACAAGAAAAGATTAAAAGCAACTTAGCTAAACAAGATATAGAGACTGGATCTGTCGTTAAAGCTGTTGCGGAGATGTCTCATTCTATTCGAGATGTAGCAAAAAATACATTGGAAACTTCAGATTTAGTTTGTGAGGTTAGTCGGTTATCGGATAAAGGCTCGTTAAATGTAAATATTACGATCGACTCAATTTCGGAATTACATAGGGCATTGGAGGAGGCAAAACACATTATAAATGAATTATCTGTGAGCAGTCATGAAATTGAGAAAATACTTGAGGTGATTGGAAATATTGCCGATCAGACCAACTTACTTGCACTTAACGCTGCCATTGAGGCTGCTCGAGCTGGTGAAAGTGGGCGAGGGTTTGCTGTTGTCGCTGATGAAGTTCGATCTTTAGCTTTTAAAACACAGGCTTCTACTGAAGAAATCCATAATATGATTTCTCACTTGCAGGTCACAGCCGTCAAAGCTGTTAATTCAATGGATAAAGGAAGTCGACTATCGGATGTTTGTAAGGAGAGAGCTCTTGGTACTTCCGAGGTGTTACAAAGGGTTAATATTATGCTCAGTGATGTAACCGGTGCTAGTAACCAAATTGCTATAGCTGTTAATCAACAGGCGAATGTTACCGAGGAGATCAACAGTAACGTAGTTAGCATACAAAATCTATCAGTATCAAATTTAGATTTAAGTGAGGCATCTGTTAAAAAGACCAGTGAATTGGTAGAAAAACTACAAGATCTTCAACGTTTAATGCTGCAATTTCAAAAGAATTGA
- a CDS encoding site-specific integrase, protein MGTVNSRDGKLYLDFRYKGVRCREQTSLIDNPANRQKLNRLMALLEQQMKSGSFDYGHHFPNSPKAEHFRQLEKLSQLKAVGGRMQLATFANLWLAEKKVEWRASQVETVEGILRCHLIPALGDCMIAAITKTDILGFRTRLCDVDAATSKSLSASRINHIMTYLRLMLSDAAERFGFDNPWRNIKALPMPRSDIQPFSLDEVCRIIEGVRSDFRPYYIVRFFTGMRTGEIDGLTWENVDFARQLIHIRQSLVRGTLGPTKTPGSFRAIAMSQPVYEALLAQRQQTGARSQFVFCNRCGAALNHQNVTKRIWYPLLEHLKLEKRNPYQTRHTAATLWLAAGESPEWIARQLGHANTSMLFRVYSRYVPNLLGQDGAAFERLIRKGQNEGESK, encoded by the coding sequence ATGGGAACAGTGAATAGCCGTGATGGCAAACTCTATTTGGACTTTCGATACAAGGGAGTGCGCTGCAGGGAGCAGACAAGCCTTATCGACAATCCAGCTAACCGCCAGAAGCTCAATAGACTGATGGCACTGCTTGAACAGCAGATGAAAAGCGGCAGTTTTGATTATGGGCACCATTTTCCAAACAGCCCAAAGGCAGAACATTTCAGGCAGCTCGAAAAACTGAGCCAGCTTAAGGCTGTCGGTGGGCGAATGCAGCTTGCCACTTTTGCCAACCTTTGGTTGGCGGAAAAGAAAGTGGAGTGGCGCGCCAGCCAGGTTGAGACGGTTGAAGGCATTCTCAGGTGCCATCTGATCCCCGCGTTAGGTGATTGCATGATAGCCGCTATCACTAAGACAGATATTCTTGGATTTCGCACACGGCTATGTGACGTTGATGCTGCCACTTCGAAATCATTATCGGCCTCGCGCATTAATCACATCATGACATATCTACGCCTAATGCTGAGTGATGCTGCGGAGCGTTTTGGCTTTGACAACCCATGGCGGAATATTAAGGCCCTGCCTATGCCTCGAAGTGATATTCAGCCATTCTCGCTTGATGAGGTCTGCCGCATTATAGAGGGGGTAAGAAGTGATTTTCGTCCCTACTATATCGTTCGATTTTTCACAGGTATGCGGACCGGTGAAATCGATGGCCTAACGTGGGAAAACGTTGATTTTGCCAGGCAATTAATACACATCCGCCAGTCACTGGTGCGGGGGACTCTTGGCCCTACAAAAACACCGGGTTCGTTCAGGGCAATTGCCATGAGTCAGCCAGTATATGAAGCGCTGCTGGCGCAGCGGCAGCAAACTGGGGCCAGGAGTCAATTTGTCTTTTGTAATCGGTGTGGCGCAGCGTTGAATCATCAAAATGTCACCAAACGCATCTGGTACCCACTATTGGAACACCTCAAGCTTGAAAAGCGAAATCCCTACCAGACACGGCATACCGCCGCGACCCTCTGGCTGGCTGCCGGCGAGAGCCCTGAATGGATTGCCAGGCAATTAGGGCATGCGAATACCAGTATGCTCTTCAGAGTCTATTCGCGTTATGTGCCCAATTTACTTGGACAGGATGGTGCGGCGTTCGAGCGTTTGATCCGCAAGGGACAAAACGAAGGAGAGTCAAAATGA
- the rsgA gene encoding ribosome small subunit-dependent GTPase A, whose protein sequence is MSKTVYSLLQLGWSHFYQQQLTLDEWESTFPGRIIAVYRNSIDIISVSGVHRINFSSILQPTIFNDFPTVGDWLLINSATYQPYRLLERKSLFRRKAAGQESKYQLIAANIDTLFIVTSCNQDFNLSRLERYLALSLEAAVIPVLVLTKADLSAHASDYQQQAQMLYPNWSVKTVNALEASSVEQLRTWCGVGQTVALVGSSGVGKSTLVNSLCGNHTQKTGAVREDDARGRHTTTFRSLHLIPDGGLLIDNPGMREVQLDECSSGIKTLFDEIQQLETACYFKNCKHQSEDGCAVKLAIADGKVDSRRLANYQKLSVEREHNAESIAERRKREKSFRKLCRSASTFRNKVRSGE, encoded by the coding sequence ATGTCAAAAACAGTCTATTCTTTACTCCAACTGGGTTGGAGTCACTTCTATCAACAGCAACTAACTCTTGATGAATGGGAATCTACCTTCCCCGGCCGCATTATTGCTGTTTATCGGAATAGTATCGATATCATAAGTGTTTCTGGAGTGCACAGGATTAACTTCAGTAGCATCTTACAACCAACCATCTTCAATGACTTTCCAACGGTTGGAGATTGGTTGTTAATCAATTCAGCAACTTATCAACCATATAGATTACTTGAACGCAAAAGTCTGTTTCGACGCAAGGCCGCTGGGCAAGAGTCCAAGTATCAGTTAATAGCTGCTAATATCGATACATTGTTCATCGTAACATCGTGCAATCAGGATTTTAACTTGTCACGGCTAGAGCGCTATCTTGCGCTTTCGCTTGAAGCGGCAGTTATTCCAGTTCTCGTTCTAACTAAAGCAGATTTAAGCGCTCATGCTTCTGACTACCAACAACAAGCACAAATGCTTTATCCCAACTGGTCAGTTAAAACTGTCAATGCCTTGGAGGCTTCCTCGGTGGAGCAACTACGGACTTGGTGTGGGGTTGGCCAAACAGTAGCGCTTGTAGGTTCTTCTGGTGTAGGTAAATCAACTTTAGTTAATAGTCTGTGTGGCAATCACACCCAGAAAACAGGTGCCGTTCGAGAAGATGATGCAAGAGGCCGTCATACAACCACCTTTAGAAGCCTCCATTTGATCCCTGATGGAGGTCTTCTAATAGACAATCCAGGTATGCGTGAAGTGCAACTTGATGAATGCTCCAGTGGAATTAAAACACTTTTTGACGAAATACAACAACTAGAAACAGCATGTTACTTCAAAAACTGCAAACACCAAAGTGAAGATGGCTGCGCCGTAAAATTGGCTATTGCAGATGGAAAAGTCGACTCAAGACGGCTCGCTAACTATCAGAAACTCAGTGTCGAGCGAGAACATAATGCTGAATCAATTGCAGAAAGGCGCAAACGCGAAAAGAGTTTTCGGAAACTCTGCAGAAGCGCTTCTACATTCCGAAATAAGGTGCGAAGCGGTGAGTAA
- a CDS encoding HD-GYP domain-containing protein produces MNYFNLKVIGQRDNGFIDFMKEIFDYTRIYHPCLGRISLAALDNNTISTYHSEDIRGYADCHLEFEEFEIGVNSSLSKIMRSNNYRIVDDIFELQGTPQAVSLTTHGFLSSLTFPILYRDDVIGFTFFNATCKGYFSSKDVIDLFTFVSHIISSRYIQEKESRTNFNKVLQVALKIGHHRDPETAQHLERMGKYSEVLARLLVNKYPEITTDFIHRIRFYAPFHDIGKYRIPDEILFSNKAFSQIDRDIMNQHPVFGEEIIDEVVKIYNLNKALIEEMTFVKNIVRFHHETYDGTGYPDRLKGLDIPLEARIVSLADVFDALLSKRPYKNPWSLEEAMQFIKSKSGSLFDPLCVEALVQNIDEFLEIKLAICDE; encoded by the coding sequence ATGAATTATTTTAACCTAAAGGTGATAGGCCAAAGGGATAATGGTTTTATTGACTTTATGAAAGAAATCTTTGACTATACAAGAATATATCATCCATGTTTAGGACGTATCTCACTCGCAGCCTTGGATAATAATACTATTTCGACGTATCATAGCGAAGACATAAGAGGATATGCAGATTGTCATCTAGAATTTGAAGAGTTTGAAATTGGGGTTAACTCAAGTCTTTCTAAGATCATGAGAAGCAATAATTATAGGATTGTCGATGATATATTTGAGTTACAAGGCACGCCCCAAGCAGTGAGCTTGACCACTCATGGCTTTTTAAGTAGTTTAACCTTTCCAATTTTATACCGAGATGATGTAATTGGGTTTACTTTTTTTAATGCTACATGTAAAGGTTATTTTTCTAGCAAAGACGTAATAGATCTTTTTACTTTTGTATCTCATATTATTTCTTCAAGGTATATTCAGGAAAAGGAAAGTAGGACGAACTTCAATAAAGTGCTTCAGGTAGCATTGAAAATCGGTCATCATCGTGATCCTGAGACGGCTCAACATCTGGAGCGGATGGGTAAATATAGTGAAGTTTTGGCTCGTTTGTTAGTTAACAAATATCCTGAAATTACGACGGATTTCATTCATAGAATTCGCTTTTACGCTCCTTTTCATGATATAGGTAAATATCGGATCCCAGACGAAATCCTCTTCAGTAACAAGGCGTTCTCTCAAATCGATAGAGATATTATGAACCAGCATCCAGTCTTTGGAGAGGAAATTATTGATGAAGTGGTGAAAATTTATAACTTGAATAAAGCGCTAATTGAAGAAATGACATTTGTAAAGAACATAGTTCGCTTTCATCACGAGACATACGACGGCACTGGATATCCAGATAGGTTGAAAGGATTGGATATTCCTCTTGAAGCAAGAATAGTTAGTTTGGCTGACGTATTCGATGCACTTTTGAGTAAGCGGCCATATAAAAATCCTTGGAGTTTAGAAGAAGCAATGCAGTTTATTAAGAGTAAGTCTGGATCTCTGTTCGATCCCCTCTGTGTAGAGGCACTTGTTCAAAATATAGATGAGTTTCTAGAAATTAAACTAGCAATTTGTGATGAATAA
- a CDS encoding helix-turn-helix domain-containing protein produces the protein MIRILLIKLLDEKAFKEKRRITLSEVSEKTGISRATLTRIANVPGNVTNTDTINALCKYFECQPGELLMYVEENDTADH, from the coding sequence ATGATAAGAATCCTTCTCATCAAGTTGCTTGATGAAAAAGCCTTCAAGGAAAAGCGCCGTATAACCTTGTCTGAAGTGAGTGAAAAGACAGGTATCAGCCGTGCCACGTTAACACGTATCGCCAACGTGCCTGGCAATGTGACTAACACAGATACCATCAATGCATTGTGCAAGTATTTTGAATGTCAGCCAGGGGAGCTATTGATGTATGTAGAAGAAAACGATACTGCAGATCATTAA
- a CDS encoding HD domain-containing protein: MNIRSRGTSDDLAWVHRVAQSESSQLWQFRCLRESLSLEVPRDVMTGVRPEGQLVLVQWTADGERHIKKVLIVPEVMDEVAVYRHFSLVPAGCESIIVDIWGILGLIQDAALRHFYLAVLLNQELMSQFFTARASRSHHHNHETGLLEHSHEVAVTAAMLCWRYNVGPLSVGVAFIGGLLHDIGKIHLFYNADTRDGIAGAHESYNFMVLAEPLEVLHRSSPKIFEALSSCLSLKVGRRHESYIPASMVRLCDNLSMEVCHWRTAFTDVPPHHWYAHSAMNDQWYKRLG, encoded by the coding sequence ATGAATATCAGGTCCAGAGGTACTTCTGATGACTTGGCCTGGGTACACAGGGTCGCACAGAGTGAGTCGTCACAATTATGGCAATTCCGCTGCCTGCGTGAGTCCTTATCACTTGAAGTGCCCCGCGATGTAATGACGGGGGTACGGCCTGAAGGCCAATTGGTGTTGGTGCAGTGGACTGCAGACGGTGAGCGACACATTAAGAAGGTTTTAATTGTTCCAGAAGTGATGGATGAGGTCGCAGTGTATCGCCATTTTTCACTAGTGCCAGCAGGTTGCGAATCCATCATCGTTGATATCTGGGGGATCTTAGGACTTATTCAGGATGCCGCACTGCGACATTTCTATTTGGCGGTATTACTTAATCAGGAGTTGATGAGCCAGTTCTTTACTGCCCGGGCAAGTCGAAGTCATCATCATAATCATGAAACAGGATTGCTGGAGCACAGTCATGAAGTGGCCGTAACAGCCGCGATGCTTTGTTGGCGCTACAATGTAGGTCCCTTGAGTGTTGGTGTAGCGTTTATTGGTGGGCTACTGCATGACATTGGCAAAATTCACCTTTTTTATAATGCCGACACACGGGATGGCATTGCGGGCGCTCATGAGTCCTACAATTTCATGGTATTGGCCGAGCCGTTAGAAGTGCTGCACCGTAGTTCCCCAAAAATATTTGAAGCGTTAAGCAGTTGTTTATCGTTAAAAGTAGGGCGCCGGCATGAGTCTTACATTCCTGCCTCTATGGTTAGACTGTGCGATAACCTGTCGATGGAGGTTTGTCATTGGCGCACGGCTTTTACAGACGTGCCCCCCCATCATTGGTACGCACATTCCGCCATGAATGACCAATGGTATAAACGACTAGGATGA
- a CDS encoding site-specific integrase, producing the protein MENPLILPMEQKSLVRLLGHQSRTAIRQKNYTQTIKQALAVLESYLPELFEVEPKCDRFAEIWPQVDSALRQVLKSETSYRRGYSFICQQLETGNRQGLWQINPPADHLTLRRARPLRSLAWQLRTSRFASKAFGRLDTLNQTSDPQQCFARLLMSCICYGGLNKPALWPALAKALTEEKPLRGNKDLCWLTLRPKPGKDFPSNLYTDHGGLGPNKAQVEVQFFPDPISFGVIKQFLNCRSNSWRYPKSIKTCVEIIKSELKIEIPLPQLRQGGICFAEMQHNIELPQVLVEFALGRQKSASLPNAYWLRLFKSTTGSCDINGFAKFKQWYGQKRTDISTVLAPRSPRQGNRYLLNQIREILKRDTAKNQVKSHVVRKLKALANANLRPNEEILIQWLLHHLTCLENEVSTADRYFAEIGGTWLAATADVDLYSLSCEDFFELYQEILNRTNSQQTQHYKACRFQDLHTFAHQNFDLPPLYQPLSEGSDINPHVSAAIVDEPLFLALLRQIDYLEDINFTAKRMLKCFLIIAYRTGLRPGEVAKLRLKDIEPSSVGWLFVRESRHGHNKTESALRKVPLFPLLTDHEKALVEGHLRERLLTCHNRYAELLIHTEGNPFEVVNTRQISWMVKEMLSQLSGGIYYRLYHLRHTALSRMQLLAHDDLIALPEVIQALLPYTPSQRKVITKLIFGEGRLRDRYFALAVFAGHSTPDTTLRSYLHFTDLLLGIHLGANSQEIPAETAKMVLGVSPYRYKKMRKSGPITPLRLLPFLRKRLVPFINPVNSIRQSTATQNNVVEKSSHYIQALAVLSRIERDHDYQEVAVHYRLPSELTERWRDAALALRSLKTPRGIGRLFSTRRAGALLPAEPTSIYDRKDIQSALNTCSKIKGSREGKIELRWAIQYCLTHSTSSHTWIYFDNADEFQRFMRFVSQLFPWQRWHLRLRSQYGQPTTRWRPHHHLEITHYTLTKAGEYPDGVGLLFLRHANEQQYIKSRGGAKISQYCSPALQTLFHRLAIILFNAEQIRKWERT; encoded by the coding sequence ATGGAAAACCCACTAATTCTGCCGATGGAGCAGAAATCATTAGTACGCCTGTTGGGGCATCAGTCCAGAACCGCTATTCGCCAAAAAAACTATACCCAAACGATAAAACAAGCTCTGGCTGTACTCGAAAGTTACCTGCCGGAACTGTTTGAAGTGGAACCGAAATGTGATCGATTTGCAGAAATTTGGCCACAGGTGGACTCGGCTCTGCGACAGGTTCTCAAATCGGAAACGTCCTACCGGCGAGGGTATTCTTTTATCTGCCAACAATTAGAAACGGGTAACCGACAGGGACTTTGGCAGATTAATCCACCGGCAGACCACCTCACTTTGCGCAGAGCTCGACCACTCAGAAGTTTAGCCTGGCAACTCAGAACATCCCGTTTTGCGTCAAAAGCTTTTGGCCGGCTGGATACTCTCAATCAAACGTCTGATCCCCAGCAATGCTTTGCCAGATTACTGATGAGTTGTATCTGCTATGGTGGTCTAAACAAACCTGCTCTTTGGCCTGCGCTGGCAAAAGCGTTAACCGAAGAGAAGCCGTTACGTGGTAACAAGGATCTATGCTGGCTTACATTGAGGCCAAAGCCTGGGAAGGATTTTCCCAGTAATCTCTACACTGATCATGGTGGTCTGGGGCCCAATAAAGCGCAGGTAGAAGTTCAGTTTTTCCCGGACCCGATAAGTTTTGGCGTAATTAAACAATTCCTAAACTGCCGTTCAAATAGTTGGCGTTATCCAAAATCTATCAAGACATGTGTTGAGATAATTAAGTCTGAACTCAAAATCGAAATTCCTCTCCCACAACTTCGGCAAGGAGGTATTTGTTTCGCAGAGATGCAACACAATATCGAATTACCGCAAGTCTTGGTTGAGTTTGCTCTGGGGCGGCAAAAAAGCGCATCACTCCCAAACGCATACTGGTTGAGGTTATTCAAAAGTACAACAGGCTCCTGCGATATAAATGGCTTTGCCAAATTCAAACAATGGTATGGTCAGAAGCGAACCGATATATCTACAGTACTTGCACCACGCAGCCCGAGGCAAGGTAACCGATACCTATTGAATCAAATAAGAGAAATACTTAAGAGAGATACTGCAAAAAACCAAGTGAAGAGCCACGTTGTTAGAAAGTTGAAGGCGCTTGCAAACGCAAATCTTCGCCCAAATGAGGAAATATTAATTCAGTGGTTACTTCACCACCTGACTTGCTTGGAAAACGAAGTATCAACCGCTGATAGGTATTTTGCGGAAATTGGAGGCACCTGGTTGGCCGCTACCGCTGACGTCGACCTTTACAGTTTGAGCTGTGAAGATTTTTTTGAACTTTATCAAGAAATTTTAAATCGCACCAACAGTCAGCAAACACAGCACTATAAAGCATGCCGATTTCAGGACCTACACACATTCGCTCATCAAAATTTTGATCTCCCGCCATTGTACCAACCGCTAAGCGAAGGGAGTGATATTAATCCCCATGTGAGTGCAGCCATAGTTGATGAGCCACTGTTTCTGGCCCTGTTGCGCCAAATCGATTATTTGGAAGACATAAACTTCACTGCCAAACGTATGTTGAAGTGCTTTCTCATCATTGCTTATCGAACAGGACTCAGACCCGGAGAAGTAGCCAAACTCCGTCTAAAAGACATCGAACCATCCTCTGTTGGCTGGTTGTTTGTGCGAGAAAGCCGCCACGGGCATAACAAAACAGAGTCCGCTCTTCGAAAAGTACCTCTCTTCCCATTACTGACGGACCACGAAAAGGCTTTGGTGGAAGGCCACCTTCGCGAACGTTTATTAACCTGCCATAACCGATATGCAGAGCTTCTTATTCACACAGAAGGAAATCCCTTTGAAGTGGTAAACACCCGTCAAATCTCATGGATGGTAAAAGAGATGCTGTCTCAATTATCCGGCGGTATTTATTATCGATTGTATCATTTACGTCATACAGCACTATCCAGAATGCAGCTGCTTGCCCATGATGACCTGATCGCCTTGCCTGAAGTAATCCAAGCTTTGCTGCCATATACTCCATCCCAACGAAAAGTCATAACGAAACTGATATTTGGTGAAGGACGACTTCGCGACAGGTATTTTGCCCTGGCAGTGTTTGCTGGCCATAGCACGCCAGATACAACTTTGAGGAGCTACTTACATTTTACCGACTTGCTTCTGGGCATCCATTTGGGTGCAAATTCACAAGAAATTCCTGCCGAAACCGCGAAAATGGTACTTGGAGTTAGCCCTTACCGTTATAAAAAGATGCGAAAGTCAGGCCCCATAACCCCGTTGCGGCTGCTACCATTCTTGAGAAAACGGCTCGTGCCTTTTATAAACCCAGTCAACAGCATTCGTCAGAGTACAGCCACCCAAAACAATGTGGTTGAAAAAAGCAGTCACTACATTCAGGCACTGGCAGTACTTAGCCGAATTGAGCGAGATCACGACTATCAGGAGGTCGCGGTACATTATCGACTTCCATCTGAACTGACAGAGCGCTGGCGCGATGCGGCGCTTGCCCTAAGGTCGTTGAAAACACCGCGGGGAATCGGCCGACTCTTTTCAACCAGACGCGCAGGTGCTCTGCTGCCAGCCGAGCCAACAAGTATCTATGACCGTAAAGATATTCAATCCGCGCTGAACACCTGCAGCAAGATAAAGGGCAGTAGAGAAGGAAAAATCGAACTTCGATGGGCCATTCAATATTGCCTGACACATTCCACCAGTAGTCATACTTGGATCTACTTTGACAACGCTGATGAATTTCAGCGGTTCATGAGATTTGTAAGCCAACTTTTTCCATGGCAACGCTGGCATCTAAGGCTTCGCTCCCAATATGGCCAACCAACAACACGCTGGCGGCCTCACCACCATCTTGAGATTACCCACTACACATTGACAAAAGCCGGTGAATATCCAGATGGAGTTGGATTGTTGTTTTTACGTCATGCAAATGAACAGCAGTACATAAAAAGCAGAGGCGGTGCGAAAATAAGCCAATATTGTTCACCCGCGCTACAAACCCTATTCCACCGACTGGCAATCATCCTGTTCAATGCGGAACAAATAAGGAAATGGGAACGGACTTAG
- a CDS encoding SAM-dependent methyltransferase, translating into MDIPRIFNICESDHRIHNPFTEDKFQTLGAALRLKHGVSVLDLACGSGEMLCTWARDYGVFGTGVDMSQLFSEQAKTRAKELGVANRVKFIHGNAEGYVSNEKVDIAACIGASWIAGGVTGTIELLKRSLKTNGIILIGEPYWRQLPPTDEVASGCLAKTKADYLELPQLITLFNDNGYEVIEMVLANQDGWDRYEAAKWFTMRRWLEENTDDELAQEIRSLLRTEPKRYVTYTREYLGWGVFALIKHF; encoded by the coding sequence ATGGACATCCCAAGAATCTTTAATATTTGCGAAAGTGACCACCGTATCCATAATCCATTTACCGAAGATAAATTCCAAACCCTTGGTGCTGCTTTACGTCTAAAACATGGGGTAAGTGTGCTCGATCTCGCTTGTGGTTCGGGTGAAATGTTGTGTACATGGGCACGCGATTACGGAGTCTTTGGCACCGGTGTCGACATGAGTCAATTGTTTAGCGAACAGGCAAAGACTCGAGCAAAGGAACTTGGCGTTGCTAACAGAGTTAAGTTCATACATGGTAATGCAGAAGGTTATGTCAGTAACGAAAAGGTTGATATAGCGGCCTGTATTGGTGCTTCTTGGATTGCGGGAGGAGTTACTGGCACCATTGAGCTGCTCAAACGCAGTCTGAAAACAAACGGAATTATCCTCATTGGAGAACCATACTGGAGACAATTACCGCCTACAGACGAGGTAGCAAGTGGATGTCTCGCTAAGACAAAAGCTGACTATCTTGAACTTCCGCAATTAATAACCTTATTTAATGATAATGGCTATGAAGTTATCGAAATGGTCTTAGCTAATCAAGATGGTTGGGACCGGTATGAAGCAGCAAAATGGTTCACCATGCGTCGATGGCTTGAGGAAAACACTGATGATGAGCTTGCGCAAGAGATTCGAAGCCTGTTGCGAACAGAACCAAAACGTTATGTTACCTATACACGTGAGTATTTGGGGTGGGGGGTATTCGCTCTAATTAAACATTTTTAA